The Methanopyrus kandleri AV19 DNA segment TCGTCGTCCGACCAGCTCCCGTACTCGGGTCCCGTGGTCGCGACCTGTCCTTTCAGCAGCCAGCGGACGGTCGCGTGCAGGTCGTACTCCGGGTCCTCGATCAGGTCCCGGAGCTTCCTCTTACCGCCGGGCGTGTCGACCTCGACGTCCGTCGCGATATCGTACCACAGCGCCTTCAGCAGGGCGAACCGCAGCACGTCCCCGGTCGTTCGCACGTCGGGCGAGCCGTTCCGCGTCCAGACCGGTCCGTGCGAGCCGTCCACATCCTCCCAGGTTACACCCGACTCGGCGCTGAACAGCCACTCGAGGCCCTTGCGGACGGCGTTAAGGATCCCGTCGCGGTCCACGTCCAACCCGAGCCGGTCCGCCAGCCGGTACACGTCGATCAGCGTCGAGATCACGCGCGCGTGATCGGCCGGGTCCTGGTCGAACCCGCCGTCGCTCCCCTGGTGTCCCAGCAGCCAGGCCATCCCACGCTCCACCGCCTCCCGCACCTCGGAGAACGCGGTGTCGTCCAGCCCCAGCTGACCGCCGACGACGTCGCGGAACTGGAGCACCCTCAGCAGGAGCTCCACCGCCGAGGCCGTTTCTTCGGGCTTCTCCTCGCGCCATCTGCCCCAGCTCCCGTCGTCGTCCTGGGCCTCGACCAGCCCCAGGATCTTCTCCCTGATGACGTCGCGGTCGGTCACGGGCGCGAGACCCTGGTAGACGGTCTCGTGCAGGATCGGTTCCAGTAGTCTGTTCACGTCCCGGAAGGTCGGGTACAGGAGCAGCCCTATGCGGACGGCCGGCCACGTGTCCGCGGGGCTCGACGCCGGGACGTGCAGGGGTACCCGCGAGGCTAACGAGTCCATGCGCTCCGCCGCGAACAGCACCGGGTACGCCGTATCGAACGCCGCGTTCAGGTGTTCGTTGCCCTCGGCGAACCACCAGATCGTGGCTCGCTCGACGGCTTGCCTACACTCCTGCCCGATCGCACCGTACTCCTGGGAACCCGTCCAGTCCAGGGCCGAGGTCGGCGCGAGCGCCGCCAGCAGCACCACCGCTACCACGGTCGCGGGTCGCAAGGTGGCCCCCTTCGGTTACTGAAAAGTAACCGATAAATAAAGCTCGCAACGCCCGCGTCCGGCGCCGTCCTGCCGTACCCGAGGAACGCGAGTCGAGGGAAGCCCCCCTTCGAGCCTGTCGATGGGTTAGGGACAGCGCGACGGCGAGCGCGTACAGTGGGTACACCTCGAGCGTCCTCTCCACCACCCGGTGGTACAGCACCACCTCGTCGTGAAGGGGTACCGTGGATCCGCTGCGGACCGCGTGGTCCCTCCGCCCGAGCGGTACGCGCCCGACGTCCTTATCCTTCGGACGGTGTCGGACCTAGCCCCCTCGGTCCCGACCCCGGCGGGGATGACCTCCGGGGAGGGATGTGAACCTCTAGAAGCTGCGAACCGTGATCGTGCGGGACGACCAGGAGCAGGGAGAGCAGGTCCGACGTCCCGTCCGGTGGCGTGACGCACGGTTCGAACGCCCCGCGCTGAATAGGGAGACGACGCGTCGACGCGGATCGAAGGGGCCCTCCGGGCGGGTTCCCACCGTCACTGAGGCGACGACCTCGGCGGGCGATCCCACGGTGCGCATCCTATCCCGACGTCGGACGGACGGTGCTCCGCCTTCGGGACGACCGCGGCGATTCAAGGTCAGGCCCCTTCTCCGGCGCGACGCGGGGTCCGGACCGTCCGCTCGGTGCCTCGACTTCGGGGGAGGGGGCGAGATGTTGCGCACGGGTCGACGGGCCCGACCCCGATCCGGTCCCTCGCGGCGGAGAGGGCGTTCCGACGGTGGAGGGGGTTCACGGTCGGTGCTCCGTGATGTGGACGGTTCGGTCGAAGACATCCCCGTACGGGTCCGCGGGGGATGACTCGATCGACAGTCGGAACCGTTTCGACCCTTCCCGGACCGGGCGGAGCCCCCGGAGGGTCCGTTCGAATCCCGGTCCTCACGCACGGTCCCGACGGTCTCCGAGGTGAGCGACGATCTCGGCGGGCTCGCGGTGCCGTCCGGGATCCATCGGAGACCGTGGGACGTCGCCGCGGTACCGGGCCCATCATCGGGCCCGAATGTACGATTCCGGATACACGTAAATACGCTTCGAAAACGGGTTACCGGGTCGGGGATACCCTATCTACCCTCCCCGGATGACCGTGAGTTCTCGAGGCCGTCACCCCGGTGTTCATCGGGAAGAGTTGTCCTCCGGTACTGGCTCAGGGCGCTCCTCGGGCGGTGTTCGGACTGGAAGGAGGTGCGCGGGTTCGAGGCGGCCGTGTTCGGCGGGAAGGTCGACGACGAGATGTTACCGCCCTCGGTGAACCTGGTGTTAGTCGGAGAGCGGCAGATCGGGTGCTCAGAGGACTACGGTCCGGTCGTGGGGGGAGACCGGAGGAAAGGTTGGGCTTGGAGGTTCTACCTGAGTATCCCGTACGGGAGGGGTCGAGGTTCGAGCTGGAGGCCCGGTACGTCGTCTCCGAGCGTGCCGAGCGGATCCTCGAGGAATACGGGCTCGACGGGAACTCCGTCCGGAAGGCCTTCGAGCGGTCCCTGAAGTTCCTCTCGCTGCTGGGAGGTGTAGGAGCGCGCTCGCGTCGGCGCGCCGGGTCGCTGATGTGGGAGGAGGTCGTACTTGGGGATGGATTACGGGAGCACGTCAAATAGATCGTCGACTGGATCGAGGATAAGCTGGGCGACGGACTCCGGGACGAACCGGGGGTTCCCCGCGTTCAGGGATGGTTACTTTGCGGTCGGCGTCGGGCCAGGGGCGAAAAGCCTGAACGAGGCGTTGGAGTGCGCCTGGAAAGTTTACGACCGGCTGAGGAATGAGTCGGAGAATAAGAGACGAATGGGGCACTACCTCGGGATCGGTCGCAGGTACTCGCGCTCACGGGTTCACTTCCAGGTCAAGCGCCTGAAGAACGGTGAGTTCGTGCCCGTGGTGACGGCGTTCGCGGGGCGGAGGAAGGAGAGGGGAAACCTGAAGGGCGTCCGGAAGGCTATGGGGAAGAGTTGGACGCTTTACCCGTGAGGCGGCGTCTCCCTCGCATCGGCGGCGGCACTATCGGCGGAACCGGTAGCTCGTGCTTCGCCGGTTTCTCCCGCTCGGGTTTCCGACCCGTCTTCGGACTCGAAGGCTCCTTCTTCTCCAACCCGATCACCGCGACCACGGGCACGTACGGGAACCCGAACCTCCCGGTGACCCGCGGCCACTCCGACTGCACGACCCGTTCCCCTTCCTCCCGCACACCGACGACATCGACGGCGGCGCCACTCCCTCCACCACTTCCTCCGAGCGTCAGTACCAAGTGGTCCGTGAGCGACACGTTCGTGAAACCCTCTTGGATGTCGGCGAACCCACCGGGCCACAGGAACAGGACGTGCGGACTCCAAGCGTCCGATGTCGCCCAACAGTTGAATCCGCCTCCCCGTCCTGAAGGCTGTAGCGGCGCGGGCCACTCGATGCACCCGAAATAGTAGTAAGATCCTAGCTCTGGGTAGTGTTTCGGTCCCGCGATCGGTAGTCTATCGATCTCTTCGGGCTCCCTGTGGGCGGTCGGTATCCTGAGCTTCAGGACCAGGGCGGAGCAACCGTGCCTCCGCTCGTCGTACTTAGGCGTCACCCGGAAGTCGAGTTGGGTCCACCTCCAGGTCCAGCCGAGCACTTTCCACGTGACCTCCGAGCGGCTCACGGGCTCGATCCGTTCCCACTTGACGTTGACATCGGGGCTGTCCAAATCGATCCCCTCGATCGGGTATAATTCGGGATAGAACCTGGCCTCGAGCACCTCCGTGCCCTGCGGTAGGAGCACGTGCAGCGTCACCGGCTTCCCGGGCTCCTTAACCCTGATGTACGCGCGGTACTCCGCGTCCACGTGGTCGACGACTTCGACTCCGTGATCGGATTCCTTCAAGTGGACGTCCTCGATTATCAGGTCGCTCTGCACGCCCACGTCCAGGAGCGCCTCCGGACCCACCCAAGCGTCACCGTGAACGGGCAACGGTAGGACCAGCGCCAACAGGGCCGGTAGGAGGACCCACCGCACCCTCACGCGGAGGCCCCGCGATGGGAGTGCGGCGGTGCGGGATTACTGTTTTTCGCAACGTGGACGTCGTGTGGTGAACCGGGAAGCCGGATCGCCCGGTGTAGGACCGGAACCCCCGACCGGAGGGTATCTCCGCCACGGTCAGCAGCCCCCGTTCCCACCGTCACCACCGTTACCACCATCGCCCCAGTCTCCTCCGTCGCCGAACCAGCCACCATTTCCCCAGCCCCCTTCCATCGATTCGGCGATTTCAGCGATGCTATCCACGATACTCTCGAAGATGCCACCGGACTCATCGGAATCCCACCAGTGATAATCCCCGAGGCCATCGCCCCCTGCGCACCAACCGTTATGGTCACCGTCATGGTCCCGGTGCCGTCGGGACCCGTGTCCGTCGTCGGTCCTACCCTCGTGTGGGTGGAGCTCGGAGAACGTCTCCCCGAGCGGGACCACGCCGCCGAAGGCGAGCGTCCAATCTTCTGCTGAACCGCGGCGACCGACCCCCAGCAGGGCGACAATCGGGGCGCGGTCCTCCGACCTGCGGCCGAGCGGGATCGCGATACCGCGGAGGTCGTGCTCGGTCTTGAACTCGTACCGGCTCGTTGGAGGTATCACGAGCGTCACGTGGAAGGTCACGAGGCTACCTTCCTCGGCGAATTCGCGCAGGGCGTCCCCGGAACCCACGATCTTCAGGGCTTCCCTCAGCGCACCCCTACACCCTTTGATGTAACCCCTACTTCCCACTACGAACTGGGTTCCCTTCCCTCCCGAGAGGTCGCGGTCCGGCACCTTCAGGAGTCCGGAGAGCCTGCGGTCGAGCTTGTCCGGAGTACCTTCGGCTCTGAAGACGACACCGACGATGTCTTCGGCCTCCTCCACGATCCTCGACGCCTCGCGGACCACCTTACGCCCCGCCGATCTCGCCGACCAGAGCGCGGCGATCAGTAGTATCACTGAGAGTACGATCACCTCACGATCCGCCAGTCTCGCCGACCATAGGACGACGATCAGTGGTATCGTCGAGAGTACGAACCGTACGGGTGCGGTCATCGGTGCCGATATTAGCAGCAGTACGAATAGCAAGAGCAGTGAGGGGAGGAGACCGAAGACGAAGAACACGATCGCCGTCGTCAGGCCGAGGATCACTATCCAGACGTCGGAGAACAGTTCGAGCCATCGCAGGGCGAGGAGCGTCGAGCGCTCCCCGATATCGGGTGCCCCCTCGACGCCGGCGGAACCACGGATTCTCCCGGCGGTATAAGCCTTACGATAAGTATACGGTGGCCGGGCGGTGCCGGTGCGTGTCGATACGAAACGCGGCGGTACCGGCGGTTCCATCCCGCGGGTCGTCCTGGTGGTGACTTTCATCCCCGGATGGTCGGGTCCCGTGGGCGGACCTCTTCACCTCCGTGTCGCTGGACCTCGATCACGTAGGAAACGAAGTTGTTGTAGGAGAGCACCCGGTACGCCTCCGTGTGCAGGTTGAGCCACATGCGGACCGCGGTCAGCGCGCACACCGTCGCCGAGGCGCAGGTCCCCATCAGGTAGCCCAGGGCGAGCCACTTCACACCCCACCGATGCCACGCCAGGAGCTCCGCGATCGGGACGAGGGAGAGCGCCACCGTCGCCTCGATCTCCCGGCGGAACGTGATCAGCTGCGGGTACGTGTAGACCACCAGCGCCCCCGGGACGCTCCCCAGCAGGTACAGTACCAGGAGGTCCGGGTTCGCGCCGGCCAGTTGCCGTTCGATCCACTTCACCAGCGTCGCCAGGTTCCCGAACGGCGGGACGGGGACGGCGCTGACCGCGTGGATCAACGCTGACGACGCCTTCAGGACCGGCCCGAGGAGGTACGCGACGTCCCCCGACATCCAGTAGTGGAACCGAGGTCTCACGAACGAGGCGGTCACCAGCGCCAGGACGCCCGAGAGCGCGAGGGCGATCCCGGCCCCTTTGATGAACTGGAGGAACATCCGCCGTCCTATCTCCTCGAGCTCCCTCGACTCGACCCTGTAGATCCTGTCCAGGTCGTCCCCGACGTCGATCCAGAAGATCCCGGCCGCGAACGTGCCGGCCAGCAGGGGGACCATCCCCACGGATGCCGGGACGTCGAGCGGTGGGTACGGGAACCCACGCCCGCACCAGATGACGATCTTGTCGAAGAACATCATGGCGTAGTACGCGATCGAGGACAGCGCGATCACGAAGTAGTCCAGCGCCGCCGCGGCGGCCACCACCAGGCACCCTACCAGGTACTCCTTGGTGATCTCGGGAGGGTTCTCGAGGTGTTTCCGCGCATTCGCGACGAGGCTCGCCGTGAGGGTGATCGCCAGGAGGGACGACGAGAGTACGAACGACCTCAGGACGTCGGAGGTCACCGCCGCGAGGACGGCGAACGCGACCGAGAACGCCGTCCAGGAGGCCACGATCTGTAGGACGGCCTTCCACCGGTACTCCTTCCAGCTGGCCGCGACCATGCAGGTCAGGGTGTAGACGATACCCGTCAGCTCGGCGGCCAGAACGACGTCGTGCGAGAGCTTCAGACCGAAGGACTCCGAGAGCAGCCGGCTCAGGAGGTACGGCACGGGCGGGTAGACGACCGCCAATAGCGCGAGCACGCCGATGACGGGGGACAGTACCCCGAGGTACCTCGCGTCCGCCACCATCCGCGAACCTAAGACCTGGAAGGGTGAGGACGAGAGCAAACCCACGATGAGACCGAAACTGAGCCTGGGTAAATCGTTGAAGGACATCGATTCCAACAGTGCCAACAGCGTGATGACGCTCCAAACTGGGGTGAAGAGTAACGCCGATCTGACGACGGACTTGAGGTCCGCCCTTCCCCTCCTCACGCCCCGGATGACCTTGTCGATGGCGTCCGATAGGAACCCCATTCGATCTCACCCGGGGTCGGGGACCGCGTACTTCGCGTATCGACGCGTGTACTCCTCGCACATCCTGGTGACGTCGAACCTCCGGGCCTCCCTCGTTGCCGTGTACGACATCCGGAGGAGGGCCTCCGGGTCTTGGAGCAGTTCCAGGAGGGCCCGTGCACCGGCCTCGTGGTCCTCCGCCGGGAACGTCCGTCCTATCCCTTCCTTGACGATGTAGGGGACCGCGCCCACCTCGGACGCCACCACGGGACACCCGGTGCTCATCGCCTCGAGGAGGGCCATGGGGAGCCCCTCGGACCTGCTCGAGAGCACGAACACGTGGAACTTGTGGTAGAACCGCAGGATCTCCTCCGGAGACTGGGATCCGTGGAACTTCACGACACGCTCCAGCCCCCGCCGCTCTACGATCTCCCGACACCTCTCGTAGTGCTCCCGGTCATCGATGGGTCCGACCACGTGGAACCGGACCCTGTCGTGTCCCATCTCCTTGGCGACCCTCGCCGCCATCCGGACGAACACGTCGATCCCCTTGATGGGTTCGACCCGGGCGACCGTCCCCACGTGGAGTCTGTCCGCCTCGCGGAACTTCCTCTCCACGTCCGAGGGCGGTGGAAACCTCCAGGTCTCGATCCCCGAGTAGATCACGTCGATGCGGTCCTCCGGCGCACCCTGCTTCACGGCGTGCTCCCGGTGGTAGTCGGAGATCGCCAGGATCTCGTCGCAGTACCGGTAGGAGGTCTCGATCATCGACTCGAAGCACCGCCGGTACAGCTCCCGGGCTACGTCCCCGAGTCCCTCGAGGCGTGTGTCCAGCTCTCGGATCAAGACGCCGTGCTCCGTGATGATGTACGGGGTTCCTTTGACGGCCTTCCTGATGGCGCACAGGAAGCCACACACGCCGCAGTTCTGCGGGTGAGCCACGTCGCACTCGGGCATGTGGCGGACGCCCGATGCCGCCCCCATGACGAAGGAGCAGACGTTCGACACCGCCCAGTACAGGTCGCTGAACCGCTCGTCCGAACCCAGCTGGTCCTCCACGTACCGGGCCAGCGTGTACACCGTCGGTCCTTCCAGTACTTTCACAGGATTCTCCGAGACCTCGTACAACCGTTTCAGCATCTCCTCCTCCAGCGGCTCGCCCTCCAGTATATACTCGAAGGCCCGCTCCAGGACGCGGAAACCCCTGGGAGCCCACTCACCTCGGCGTCCCAGCAGCCACCGGATCCTGTGAACCGGGAACACGCGGGCCGCCCAGCGGCGCTTCCCCATCCGTCTCGGTACCAACTCTCGGACGACCACGTCCCGGACGTTCTCCGGGATGTCCACGACCGGCTCCGTCTTCCCCGGGGGCGCCAGGCAGAGCACGTTGAACCTGACGTTCGGGGAGTGCTCGATGAGACGCTGT contains these protein-coding regions:
- the pelF gene encoding GT4 family glycosyltransferase PelF yields the protein MLGGPEVTIVTEGTYPIALGGVTTWVQRLIEHSPNVRFNVLCLAPPGKTEPVVDIPENVRDVVVRELVPRRMGKRRWAARVFPVHRIRWLLGRRGEWAPRGFRVLERAFEYILEGEPLEEEMLKRLYEVSENPVKVLEGPTVYTLARYVEDQLGSDERFSDLYWAVSNVCSFVMGAASGVRHMPECDVAHPQNCGVCGFLCAIRKAVKGTPYIITEHGVLIRELDTRLEGLGDVARELYRRCFESMIETSYRYCDEILAISDYHREHAVKQGAPEDRIDVIYSGIETWRFPPPSDVERKFREADRLHVGTVARVEPIKGIDVFVRMAARVAKEMGHDRVRFHVVGPIDDREHYERCREIVERRGLERVVKFHGSQSPEEILRFYHKFHVFVLSSRSEGLPMALLEAMSTGCPVVASEVGAVPYIVKEGIGRTFPAEDHEAGARALLELLQDPEALLRMSYTATREARRFDVTRMCEEYTRRYAKYAVPDPG
- a CDS encoding Terpene cyclase/mutase, with translation MRPATVVAVVLLAALAPTSALDWTGSQEYGAIGQECRQAVERATIWWFAEGNEHLNAAFDTAYPVLFAAERMDSLASRVPLHVPASSPADTWPAVRIGLLLYPTFRDVNRLLEPILHETVYQGLAPVTDRDVIREKILGLVEAQDDDGSWGRWREEKPEETASAVELLLRVLQFRDVVGGQLGLDDTAFSEVREAVERGMAWLLGHQGSDGGFDQDPADHARVISTLIDVYRLADRLGLDVDRDGILNAVRKGLEWLFSAESGVTWEDVDGSHGPVWTRNGSPDVRTTGDVLRFALLKALWYDIATDVEVDTPGGKRKLRDLIEDPEYDLHATVRWLLKGQVATTGPEYGSWSDDEGTTAAAMGALEAYLNPRVYYDGYWRPADVRAEMELFDVTERGTTLVLRYRVTGEVESLKATFYEDYGYHGCYEVWSGELRSGEGVLTIDVDGHTLYVFRIVARYRDGTVDDVFAVAGLKIPLFAGIESSDTSPVRVKGSTSRALLVSGGLVGEDRDPGGSRRVVPRERTGGGPGGAGGEVRGLLGDLPGGPRGLPGGSAREDRVAR